The genomic region CGCCTGTCGGCACCTCGCTAGGGCTCGGTGTTCCCTCACTCCGGCATTGCTCCGCGGGCCGCCGCGACGGGCCATCCATGGCCCGGCGCGGCTAAACCGGCGTCCTGCCGGTTTACCCGCTCCGCACTGCCTGCGTTCGGCCTCGGGCTTATTGGGGCAGTCAGATCAAGATCAAAAGCAGATCAAGAGCACAGCGGCCTCCCGGCCGGCTTGAGTGTTAAAAGCAAAGGCAAGATCCAGAGCGAAAGCCAAATCTGAAGCTGATGCAGCTCTGCTTTTCTGTGGGCTTGCCTGCGATGCAGACACCTCGGTCTTCCAGATGCACCGAGGCGATGCCATCGCAGGCAAGCCAGCTCCCACAGTTGACCGTGCCCGCTTTAGCTTTTGATTTTGCTGTTGCTGTTGCTTCTAAACACTCAAGCCGGCCGGTAGGCCGCTGTGCTGTTGATCTTGATTTTGATCTTAGGCGCCCCGTTAAACCACGCTGGCCGAACGCAGGCTTTGGAGCGTGGGTAACCCGGCAGGACGCCGGGTTAGCCGCGCTGGGCCAAGGATGGCCCATCGCGGCGGCCCACGGTCCAAAGCCGGAGTGAGGGCACACCGAGCCTGAGCGAGGTGCCGAGTGGTGGGGCAAGAGCGTTTTGCTTACTTTTGCGCTTTTCAAAAGTGAGCCGCTGTAAGAGCGGAACCAATATCAGCCATAACACAAATAACGGATATGTACCCCACCCATCCAACAGGCACAGATCATTTATCAATTAGCACACTAACCACAGCAACTTCCCCCTCCACCATCTATCTGAACAAACTCTGAACCAGTAACAAATTAAGTCATTAACCGTTGACATCCGGCAACTGCCTGAGTAAATTCCCCGTGCCTGCAACTCAGGGCCATTTTTCAACCTCACAAAAGAAGCCAATGGACACAGTATCTAGTCGCTGTCCGATCACCGTGAATACGGCAAATCGGGCACCAAACCCAGAAAAAATGACGGGACTCGCCTTTCCGGCCGAGTAAGCTGCGCTAGAGCCTGACGCTCCAACGTAACTGCCTCACCGGATGCCAGTCCGGTCCCGAGGTGTGTTATGACCTTTCAACTGATTGTTTTGCCTGATCTGCGTACGCTGGCTGCCGCCCTGCGTGCCAAATTGTGCCGCGAGCCCGTAGGCTTTTCCCCTACCCGCAGCACCTTTGTGACCTCATCCCCCCGCGTGTGCCCGACTCCCCGGGCCCACTGGCGTATCTGCCCCACCACCGGCCATCTGGTCCAGCAATGGGATCACGCCGACCCTCAAGACCCACAGAGACGGAACGTTTCCAGCTTGGTCGCGCAAGCGAGCCTGATGCTGAGCCTCTACGTGGACGCTCGCACGGCGTAAGCCGGCTGGAAACAGCAACTTTCTGATTATCCGTTAATTATTTAGCTGGAGTTCTCTATGGACGAAGCCAGTAGTAGCCCGCTGCGCGCTAGTTAACTAACGCGCTGTTAGCGGGCCTGTAGAAAGTTACCCAACACTTTATTTAAACCGATCGCGAAGTCAGCGACTCGGCATGCTTTCGCTCGCCTGTCATCAGGTAAGTACCGGGTATGTTTTGTCGAAAAATTGGCGACAGGAGTACACACAATGAGCGCAGTAAAAAACCCGAAACTGCACAAGAAAAACGGCACGGACACCGACACCAAACTGTCGATGCGTGCCGCCCGCGAAGCCCAGAACGGCCTCTCGGCAACCCTCGCCAATGTCCGGGCAACCAAGGATGGCCTGACCGAACTGGATGCCTCTGCTCGCCTGCAACGTGAAGGCTACAACGAGGTGGCTCACGACAAGCCGCCTCACGCCATCGTGCAATTCCTCCAGGCCCTGAACAACCCGTTCATCTATGTGCTGCTGACCCTGGGCGCCATCAGCTTCGTCACTGACTACTGGCTGCCACTGCAGGCCGGTGAAGAAGCCGATCTGACCAAGGTCATCATTATCATGACCATGGTCATGCTCAGCAGCCTGCTGCGGTTCTGGCAGGAACACCGTTCGGCCAAGTCCGCCGAAGCCTTGAAGGCCATGGTGCGCACCACCGCCACAGTGCTGCGCCGTGAGCAAGTGGGCTCCAAGCCAACCCTGCGGGAAGTGCCGATGCGCGACCTGGTGGCTGGCGATATCGTGCAACTGTCTGCCGGCGACATGATCCCGGCCGACATCCGCCTGATCGAGTCCCGTGACCTGTTCATCAGCCAGGCCGTGCTCACCGGCGAAGCCTTGCCGGTGGAGAAGTACGACACCCTCGGGGACGTCACGCAAAAATCCGCTACTTCCACAGCCGCCGACCAAGGCAACCTGCTGGACCTGCCGAACATTTGCTTCATGGGCACCAACGTCGTCAGTGGCCGGGCGCAAGCCGTGGTGGTTGCCACCGGCCCGCGCACCTACTTTGGCTCCCTGGCCAAAGCGATTGTCGGCTCCCGGGTGCAAACCGCGTTTGACCGCGGGGTGAACAGCGTCAGCTGGCTGCTGATCCGCTTCATGCTGGTGATGACGCCGATCGTGTTTTTCCTCAACGGCTTCTCCAAGGGCGACTGGAGCGATGCCTTGCTGTTCGCCCTGGCGGTGGCGGTGGGCCTGACCCCGGAAATGCTGCCGATGATCGTCAGCGCCAACCTGGCCAAGGGTGCAACCGCCATGGCCAAGCGCAAGGTGGTGGTCAAGCGCCTCAACGCGATCCAGAACTTCGGTTCGATGGACGTGTTGTGCACCGACAAGACCGGCACCCTGACCCAGGACAAGATCATCCTCGAGCACCACGTCAACGCCTTCGGCAACCGTGATGATTCGGTGCTGACCCTGGCCTGGCTGAACAGCCATCACCAAAGCGGCATGAAGAACCTGATGGATCAGGCGGTCGTCCAGTTCTCGGAGCAGAACCCGAAGTTCCAGATACCGTTCGCCTACAGCAAGGTGGATGAACTGCCGTTCGACTTTATCCGCCGTCGCCTGTCGATAGTGGTCAAGGACGCGCAAAACGATCACCTGCTGGTGTGCAAGGGCGCGGTCGAGGAGATGCTGAGCATTTCCACCCACGTGATGGAAGGTGACGTTGCCGTCGAGCTGGATGATCGTCGTCGCAACGAGTTGCTGGCGATTGCCCAGGACTACAACGAAGACGGCTTCCGGGTACTGGTGCTGGCCACCCGCAACATTCCCAAGGCCCTCGCACGCAAGCAGTACACCACGGCCGATGAGCGCAACTTGGTGATCCGTGGTTTCCTGACCTTCCTTGATCCACCAAAGGAAACCGCAGGCCCGGCGATTGCTGCCCTGCGCGAGATCGGCGTAGCGGTCAAAGTGCTGACCGGCGACAACGCCATCGTCACCAGCAAGATCTGCCGTCAGGTCGGCCTGGAGCCTGGCGTACCGTTGCTGGGTGTGGAAATCGAAGCGATGGACGACGCCACCCTCAAACTACGGGTTGAGGAACGCACAGTCTTCGCCAAGCTGACGCCGCTGCAGAAGTCGCGGGTGCTCAAGACCTTGCAGTCCAACGGCCACACCGTGGGCTTCCTCGGCGACGGCATCAACGATGCACCGGCCCTGCGGGATGCCGACGTGGGTATCTCGGTGGACAGCGCGACGGACATCGCCAAGGAGTCTGCCGACATCATCCTGCTGGAAAAGAGCCTGATGGTGCTGGAAGAAGGCGTGCTGAAAGGCCGCGAGACCTTCGGCAATATCATGAAGTACCTGAACATGACCGCCAGCTCCAACTTCGGCAACGTGTTCTCGGTGCTGGTGGCCAGTGCGTTCATCCCGTTCCTGCCGATGCTGTCGATCCACCTGCTGCTGCAGAACCTGATGTACGACATCTCCCAGCTGGCTTTGCCGTGGGACAAGATGGACAAGGAATACTTGGCCAAGCCACGCAAGTGGGACGCGAAAAACATTGGCCGCTTCATGATCTGGATCGGGCCGACCTCGTCGATCTTCGACATGACCACCTTTGCCCTGATGTGGTACGTGTTCTCGGCCAACAGCGTGGAAATGCAGACCCTGTTCCAGTCCGGCTGGTTCATCGAGGGGCTGCTCTCGCAGACGTTGGTGGTACACATGCTGCGCACCCGCAAGATCCCGTTCTTCCAGAGCAACGCCGCATGGCCGGTGATGATGATGACCTGCATCGTGATCGGGCTGGGCATCTACGTACCGTTCTCGCCGCTGGGCGCGATGGTGGGCCTGGAGCCGCTGCCACTGGCGTACTTCCCATGGCTGGTGGGCACTCTGGTCGCCTACTGCTGCGTGGCTCAACTGATGAAAACCCTCTACATCCGCCGCTTCAAGCAGTGGTACTGATCAACCGCCCCTGAAAACGCTGGCTATCGGTGGATAGCCAGCGTCCGCGGAGACAGACAATGACCCGACTCATCAGCTACCTCGACAACGCCGCACGCGCCGTATTGGTATTCGCCCTCGCCCAAGCCGCCAAGACGGTGATGGTGCTGGGCGTGCGGCTCTACGCGCGCAACGTGCTCAGCGCCGTGGAAATGCGCTTCATGCTGGGTTTCTCCAGCAGCTTGAGCAGCACGTGCATCCGCTTGCTGCGCCCACGTCGATAAATGGCAATACGCAATACAAGGAAACATCACCATGCGCGTCTTGATCTGTGCAGGTCGTCATTACGCCGATACAAAAATGTCCCGCCAGGTGTTGGACGCCTACCACCGCCTGCGCCCGGTGCAGGTGTTGATCCACGGCGGCAGTCAGTTCCTGGGCAGCGACGTGGAGGACTGGGCCCGGGAAACGGGGGTGGATGTGGTGCGTTACCCACCCAACTGGCAACGCCATGGCAAGCAAGCCGAGCGTCACCGCAACCAGTTCATGCTCACGGACAGCCGCCCCGACGTGATCATCGCATTGCCCGGCGGCGACGACACCTTGGAGCTGGTGAGCCAGGCCAAGGCCAGTGGCATTCATGTGCTGACCGTAGACAGCTGAATCAACCTTTATTGGAGCATCCAGACATGAACGAAGAACCCCGTTGTAGCGGTACCCAGTTGCACACCTTTTTTTATTTGAATCACGGCGCGTCCCTGCCAAGTCCGGTCGGGACACGCCACCGGCTGTTGATCGAGGTTCACCATGTACAAGAAGCAAACCCCTGACGGTTTCACCAAATACCGCAACCGCAGCACCCACGTAACCTTCCATCCCCTGCCCGCTTCCAAGCGTCGGGCGGTGCGGCGCAACCTGATTTTTGTCGGCGCGACGCTTGGCGTCGTGCTGGTGCTCAGCCTGATGTCGAATGCCTATGCGGCCGGCGGTTCCTATGTGGTCGACGACGGCGCAATCAACGCCCCGGGCGAATGCAATGTCGACGCCTGGTTCACCGCCAATCGGCACGACGGCTCTACCCACAGCGAAACCCTTTCGCCCGCTTGCACCACCGCCGCCATTCCCTGGCTGCAATGGACCGCCGCCGTGTCCCGGGCCAATCATGATGGCGATGGGGAAACCCAGGTGAATCCGCAACTCAAGGCCCAGTTATGGACCCGGGAAGACCTGGGCCTGGAACTGGCCGCGTCTGCCGGTGTGCACTACGCATTGAACCGTCAACATTCGTTTGATGGCGCAGATTTGAATGTGCCATTCACCTGGCAGCCCATGGAAGCCCTGCGGCTGAACTTCAACGCAGGCTGGAGCCACGCCTATAACGACGGCGACCAAACCCATCGACCGACCTGGGGTACCGGGTTTGAATACAGCGTGATGGACTCGCTGACACTGATCGCCGAACGTTACGGCCAGCAAGGTGGCGACCAGGCGTGGCAGGCAGGGCCGAGGGTGCATATCGGCAAGAATGTGGATGCTGACCTGGTGGTAGGGCGCAGTTTGATCGGGGGTCAGCATCAATGGCTCACGACGGGGGCCACGTTGCGGTTCTAATCCGCAGACGATCATCAATCTGTGGCGAGGGAGCTTGCTCCCGCTGGGGCGCGAAGCGGCCCTGAAACCTGCGACCGATTTCTATCTGAAAGCACACGGTCGATTGTTTTGGGTCTGCTGCGCAGCCCAACGGGAGCAGCTCCCTCGCCACAGGTTTGGTATGACAGTCAATAGTGATTTAAACCTGGCCCTTGGCCTGCTGCTCCAGATGCACTTGCAACGCAGGATCAATCTTCAGCTGCGCCGCCAGTTCATCCAGGTAGTTGCGCTCCGCGTCCTGCTGGTCATCCACCAGCAGCACACTGACCAGGTACACCTCGGATGCCACCGCCGGGTCCCCGGCAAACTCGGCAAAATCCGCCGCATTCAGCGGCTTGGCCACCTCGGTATCCAGCCACGCCTGCAATTGCGGGTCATCGGTGTGCTTGCCGATCTCGGCCGAGATCATCTGCTGCTCACGCTCATCAATCTCACCATCTGCCTTGGCTGCCGCGATCAACGCGCGCAGCACGGCATGGCTGTGTTCTTCGACCTGCGCGCCGGACAGCTGGTCAACCGTTTGCAACGCCTGCTGCGGCGCCGATGCCTGTTGACGCTGCCAGGCCTGATAGGCCTGGAACGCCATCATGCCCAGGGAAGCCAGCGCCGCGTAGTTGGTGCCGCCGGTGCGCCCTTGCGGCGCCGCACGGGTTCCGCCGAGCATGCCGCCCAGTCCGCCGAGCAAACCACCGAGGCCGCCACCGCCTGAAGCCGAAGCACCGCCGCTGCCCAGCAAACCGCCCAGCAGCCCGCCCAAACCACCCAGCCCGCCTTGAGCCGCCGTTGCGGAGCCGCCCTGCTGGCTCGTTGAGGCTTGGCCCGCTCGCAGCAATTGTTCCAGTAGATCGCCGGTATTCATGGTGTCACCCTCCCAGGGCGCAGAGTTCCAGATCAACAACAATAGACCCGCTGCGCCAGAACACCATGACCGCCCGGCAGGCACGCTTTATCATGGCGCCATCGCACCCGGAGGAAGCCTCGACATGACCCGTACCGAGCATATCGCCCTGATGGCGACCTACAACCAGTGGATGAACCGCAAGGTGTACGACGCTGCCAACGGCCTGAGCGACGAGGACCTGATTGCCGACCGTGGTGCGTTCTTCGGTTCGATCCTTGGCACGCTGAACCACCTCGCCCTGGGTGACCGCGTCTGGCTCAAGCGTTTCGCCGAGCATCCGGCAGGCTTTGCCGCGCTGGCACCGCTAAGCGCTTTGGCGTTGCCGCCACGCCTGAATCAACTGGCCTTCGCCGATATCCGTGAACTGTCGGCCCATCGTGCCTGGCTCGACCAGATCATCATCGACTGGGTGCAATCCATCAGCGAGCCGGAGCTGGATCAGCCCCTGCAGTACCACAACATGGCGGGCACACCGATGAACAAGAATTTTCATGCACTGCTCGTGCACTTCTTCAATCACCAGACCCACCACCGGGGACAGGTGACAACCCTGCTGACGCAGGCCGGGCGCGACGTGGGCGACACCGACCTGCTGGCGCTGATGGACTAGTTCAACCGCCGCTGTACTCGGCGTACGCCTGTATCAGCGCGGGGAAATTCTCCCTCTCCGGGAGCTGCGCAAAGCTGTGCTGCGCCGGGGTAGTCGCCCACGGCAGCTTTTCACTGGTCCAGGTTTCAATGAATGGCACATAACCGCTGGCATCATCCAGCATGGTGGGGCGCAGGTTGATCAGATCTTCCACGCCATTGGGGCGGGAAAACATCCAACTCATGCAGTGGGGGCAGCAGTAGTGGCGGTCGACGCCATGCAGTCCGCCGATCACCGGGTTGCCCTGGGTGATGGTGAATCCGTGGCTGGGGATCAGCGCGCTCAGCGAGAACGCGCTGGATGACATCTTCTGGCACCCGGTGCAATGGCACGCCATGGTGATCAGCGGTTTTTCGGTCACGGTAAAACGTACCCGATCACAACGGCAGCCGCCTTCCTGGGACTCTTGATGACTCATCTTCCACTCCATTCACATTGTGTGTGTACTTGGAGAGTAAACGAGCAGGCGCGTCACGAACAGCGTTGCCAACCCGCACAAACGAACGCATGTGACAGCAAACTGTCATAAAAGACAGAGCGGTGAAAACCAGCCAATGGCTGCCCCGCCCTGCCCGCGCGCATCAGCAGATTACCGATGCGACGCATCCCCCAAGAAGGAGACGCTTACATGGTCATTCACTTCAAGGTCGCCGGGCATCTTGCCTGCGGTCATCACGGCAACAACCTCCCCTCCAGCACCGAGCTGAAACGGGTCAAGTGCCGTACCTGCCGTAACACCGAAGTATTCAAAGAAGCCCGTCGCACCCAACGCAACGCCGCTCGGCGTGCCGCGCGCAAGTCCAAAACCGCCCATGCCGCCGGTGACTGGCGCAGTGCCTGGACCCAGCGCCTGACCGAACTGCCAGGCCGCCAGCGCCTGCCACGCGGGTTCCACGGCCAGCCATTCGTTTAGGTTATGCAGCCGGGGCACGACGGTAAGCGGCCAACAGCACGCCCATCGCCATCAACAACCCACCCGCCCCACGGTTGAAGTGCTGCAAGTGTGCGGGCCGCAGGCGACTAAGCAAGCGTGCCCCGCATACCGCATAGAACATCATGATGCTGACGTTCAGCACGCAGAGTGCGAACAACAGGCACGCGTACTGCGGCAGTTGTGCTTGGGTGCTGTCGACAAATTGCGGCAGGAATGCCGACATGAACAACAATGCCTTGGGATTGGAAATCGCCACCAGGAAACTGCGGGTGAAAATACTCGCCGAGCGGGTGCCGCCGTCCTCACCTTCGCCCACCGACGGCAACGCCGCCTGGGGTGATCGCAACATCTGCCAGCCGATCCAGATGAGGTACGCCGAACCGATCCATTTCAGTGCCTGAAACAGCCCTTCACTGGCCGCGAGCAGCAAACCCAGGCCACACGCCACCGCCGTCACCAGCAAGGCGTCGGCCACCACCGCCCCGGCCATGCCCCAGAACGCCGCCTGCAATCCATGGCGCGATCCATTCTGCAGGGCCAACAGAACCGTCGGGCCGGGAATCGCGATAATCGCGGCGCTCATCATGACGAACAGAAATAAGGTTGCCAGGGACATGACAGGTTCCTACGGGCTAATCAGCTGCGAATCATCCCAAAATATCTGCTGTGTGGCGAGGGAGCTTGCTCCCCGTTGGGCTGCGCAGAGGCCCCAAAATCCTGGGAGCGCTTCGCACTCCAGCGGGAGCAAGCTCCCTCGCCACCGTTTATGTATTGCTCAAGCGAGACCCAATAAAAAGCCCCGGACTGACCGAGGCTATTGAGGGTTCAAGCATCATTGGCCACCGGCCTCGACCGCGCCTTGTACCCCGGCAGCGCTGCGGCGTACGCCAGTGCCTGCTCACGGGAGCCAAAGGATGCCAGGCGGTCGGCCTTGGTACAGACCCGCCACGGGCCGCTGTTGACCTGCACGATGTCATAGCCGTTGAGATGCAGCTTGTTCAGCATGGGAGTGCTCATAGTCACCTCTCTCTCCAGAGATAATCCAGGTGTTTGCCCGGTCTACCATACACCCGGGTAAAGCGGTGTAACCTACCGGGCGTCGCACAGGCGTGCGCTTCAAGCTGCAAAATCTGCTCCTGCCCGGCAAAGGCCACGGCCACCCTTCTGTTACTTCACCTTGCTGCTGAGGTTGTCGACACTGCGCTTGAGGTCTTCAAGGCTGCGCTTCTGATCACTGACGGTGCTTTTGAGGCTGGACAGTTCGCTGGAGCTGGAGTTTGAGCTGGAACTTGAATTGCGCTTGAGGTCTTCAACCTCGCTCTTGAGCTTATCGATGGTGTTTTTCTGATCGGATACGGTGCGCTTGAGCTCGGACAGCTGGCCGTCACTGGAGCTGGAACTTGAGCCGGTGTTTTTCTTCAGGTCTTCAAGGGCGCGTGCCTGGCCTTCCAGCTTGCTTTCCAGACTTTGCATTTCGCTGTCATTGCGCTTGAGCGCGTCGCGCATGGCCTGAATGTCACCTACCGAAATATCCGACGGATGCAGGAAATATTCGCCACCTGCGCCCGAACTGCTCGCGGTGAGTCTGTTACCGGCCGACGCACCGAAATCCCCCCACCGAGCGGGACTCGCCGCCTGAACTGACGGTGCCATTGCACCTATCAACAACGAAGCGACAACAGCGAGCGATGCTTTACCCACAATGGACATCAGTTGATTCCTTTCTGACTGGCCGAGATGGCACATCGCTATGACTGCATTTCTGAACACTTGTTCCCGTAAAGAGTTGCAGCCCCGCATACGAAAAAGCCCCGGCAAATGCCGGGGCTCGAAATATCCAACAGCCGGTGCGATGTGCTGTCCTTTCACACACCTTTCACAGTCGGGCACCTATGGTCATCTCAGCTCCTGGTGAAAACCTTTAAGCCCGCGACCCCCGTCGTGGGCTTTTCTTTGCCTGTCATTTGGCCACAGGTTGCCGCTAGATTCGCTGCGGCGGTGAGCCGGTGCAAGCGCCCTGCTCCATGCAGAATACAAAGGGCGCCACCACTTCAACTTCGCCTTTACGCAGCATTGAGGGCGGGGGCGCAGGCACTGGCGAGGCCGCCGGAATAAATGCCTCCACTGCCCCGACGAAAAGATCCGAGCCTGTGTGGCTGACGATTTTGTGGCGTATCAGGTTGCCTTTGGCGTCGACGACAAAGGCCACTCTGACCATGCCGGTCAGCCTTTGCAGGCGAGCTTCTTCGGGATAGGACTTGAAGTGGTTGAGGTGAGTGAGCAACTGATATTCCCATAAGCGCTTCTCTACCAGTTGCTCCTGGTGGTTGGGGCCGCTCGTGCAGGCACAAAGCAGTAAGACAAGTGCGATCCAGCTGTATTTCATAAACGCAGTTCCGTTGACGTTTGGTTTGCGAAGTGAGGCTAATTATCCGGCGTTATGCTGGCTATCGCTTTGCGATCAGAGCGGGTAGCTCGTCGAGCGATTTTATAGTGTCTTGCGCGGGAGCAAGGCCTGCGGGCCATTGATGAAACCCCTGAAACCATACAGCGTACATCCCGGCGGCTTTTGCCCCTTGGTAGTCGTTTAGAGGGTGATCACCGACAAACCAGCAGTGCTCGGGAAGAACGCCTAACCGTGCAGCCGCCTCATGGAAGATTTCCCGTGCAGGTTTGGCTGTCCCGAACGCTTGCGAACTGACAACGGTACCAACCGACTGAGCGAAGGGCAATGCAGCGATGGTTTTCCTTCGCGAGTGCTCGGCGCCATTGGAAACAATCCCGACCTTGATGTGTCTGTGCTCCAGCGCCTGAATCAACGCTGCAGCGCCCGGCATTGGCACGGCTGCGGCCGGAAAATGGCTGACCCAGTGCTCGACCAGGACCTCAGCCGGCTGCGGCACTCGCCACGGCAGTTGGTTGGCAAGGGTGTGGCCTACAGCTTCGCGGATCGAAGAGAATGCGGACTGCGGGGAAAGATAGCCGCCGCTGTCTTCCCGCAAAATCAGGTGCGTGATGTCGTCCAGCGTCGCGGGCCTGATGTGCTCGCCGAACTCAGCCAGGAACCGTTCGGCGTAGCGTCGGATACTCAAGGCGCGATGCGTCAGTGTGTTATCCAGGTCGAACAGAATGGCGCGCGGGTACACGAATGTTCCTCGTGGAAAACCAAATCTGCCTGTCAGGCGGTGGCACTGACGAGTGAACCGGTACCGCTTCCACCTTCAGAAGTGAGCGCCTGCAACAAAGCCGAGGAAGCAGACTGCAACGCTGCTGCCGTTGCGGCAATCTGCGTCTGGGCTGCTGCCACGGCGGCCGCCTTGGCGTCTGCGCTTTGATTGCTGGCCTGTGCCTTTTGCATGTTTTGCTGCTGCTCTTGAAGTTGCTTTTGCAACTCCGCAATTTGCTTTTTCAGCTCCTTGACGGTGTCGGACTCCTGCGACGTCGATGCGGCCTGGCCGGCCCCTGCGCCGGAAGCACTTTTGGCATCGGTGGTCGGGCCGGGGCCCGAGGTGCCGGAAGCTTGTGTCTTGGAGCCATCACTGACACTGGCGGAGCTTGGACTGGTGGGCACAGAAGCAAGACTGCTGACGTTAGCGATCATGTCAAATATCCAATTCCGGTATAGATCTTAATTGATCGGCGCTTTAGCCGATTCCTTTAACGCGTTATCGACCTTACTGAACTTGGCTACAACGACGAACCGATTCAGCGCCAAGGCCTCGAAAAGACGTTAACCAGGCTTCCATCAGGATCACGCAGCAATACCGAAGTGTTGCCCCATGGCATGACCGTCACCGGCATCACCACGTCTGCGCGACCGATACGCAGCAGGACGGCCTCGACATCATCCACTTGAAACTCCAGGATCGCCGAACGGTTGCTGGCGGCGACTGCCAATCCATCGTTATGAAGGCGGATCAGGCGTTCATCGGCTATGGCCAGGACCACGCCGTCGAGGTGAATTTCAGCGAACCCCTCAGCCAGATGCCTTGGCTCGACAGTCGTGAGGTTTTGATAGAACTGAACGAGCCGTTCAAAGTGGTTGGTAACGAGACGAACAGACGAGAATTTCATTATTTGACCTGGCGGAAGAGAGAGAGCTCACCTTAGTTCAAGCCTGCGTCAGTTCCTGACAGGAGTGTTTCGCCAGAGCGCTCCCGCTTTACGAAAAAACCGGCTCTGCCCGGGCGCGAAGTCCTGCGGCGATCATCAGGATAATGGCCGGGACGATCACTACGCTGGCCGACAGCATCGCCCCCTTGAACCCCGCCACATCCAGCGCACTGCCACCGATAATCACACCCAGCCCGATCGCGCTGTTGAGCACAGCTGTGTGGATGGCGGTCGCAGGCACCATGTGATCACCGGCGATCCTCAAGACCCACGTCTGCAGACCGGTAAACAAAGCGGAAATGGCCACGCCCCAGACCACCAGCAGGATAACCACGGACACGAGCCCGAGTGGCGGACCATAAATACCCAAGGTCACCAACGCCAATGCCATCGCAACCAACGCCAGCAAAATGAACGCTTTCAAGTAGCGATCAATCAACAGCGCACTCAAGAGGTTGCCCAGAAAACCCGAGGCCCCGAAGGCAAACAGCAACACCGCAATCATGTACGAGGTAATTCCAGGCACCTGGCCAATAAACGGTTCGACAAAGGTGTAGGCACCAAAATGCGCGGCCGCCGTCAGGCCCGTGATGACGTAGGTGATCAAGAGGTCCTTGCGCCGCAGCACCACCGCAAAGCCCAGACCTTTGGCCAGCGAGGGAATATGCAGGGAAGGCAGCACCAGGGCGATCGCACCGGCGCTGGCGACACACATCACGGCGAGGCACACAAAAGCCGTGCGCCAACCATCGTATTGGCCCACCAGATTAATCAGCGGTACGCCCATGACCGTGGCGATCGTGATGCCGCCCAGCACAATCGAGGTGGCCAGTCCCACGCGGTGCGACGGCACGATATGCGCGGCGGTGGCTGCCACGATGGCCCAGAACACGCCATGGGCCAATGCGCCGACGGCGCGGGCACCGAGCAGAGAGGAAAATTCAGGGGATAACGCTGCCAGGCCGTTTGATAAGGCCAGTATCAACATCAACGCAATCAGCAGCGCCTTGCGGGGAACCCGGCGGTTCAACCAGTTGGATAGCAAGCCGCTGGCCGCCCCGATCCAAGCGTATAGCGTTACGGTCAGCCCGACGGTAGACGGGGCTTGATCCAGGTCGGCGGATATTTGCGACAGCAAACCAATGGGGGCGAACTCGGAAGTCACCATGGTAAAGGAGGCGATGCACAGCACACTGACTGCACACCATACCCGCAAGGCTGAATTGATCACCGGCAATGTCCGTCCCTGTTCATGGCTGAGTCGTCGTGACTCCACCTCGCGCGTCGCTCACTGAGACCGGCTAGTTATCGGGATTCCAAACGACGGCCTGTGCCACGACAACGTATTCG from Pseudomonas yamanorum harbors:
- the mgtA gene encoding magnesium-translocating P-type ATPase; the protein is MSAVKNPKLHKKNGTDTDTKLSMRAAREAQNGLSATLANVRATKDGLTELDASARLQREGYNEVAHDKPPHAIVQFLQALNNPFIYVLLTLGAISFVTDYWLPLQAGEEADLTKVIIIMTMVMLSSLLRFWQEHRSAKSAEALKAMVRTTATVLRREQVGSKPTLREVPMRDLVAGDIVQLSAGDMIPADIRLIESRDLFISQAVLTGEALPVEKYDTLGDVTQKSATSTAADQGNLLDLPNICFMGTNVVSGRAQAVVVATGPRTYFGSLAKAIVGSRVQTAFDRGVNSVSWLLIRFMLVMTPIVFFLNGFSKGDWSDALLFALAVAVGLTPEMLPMIVSANLAKGATAMAKRKVVVKRLNAIQNFGSMDVLCTDKTGTLTQDKIILEHHVNAFGNRDDSVLTLAWLNSHHQSGMKNLMDQAVVQFSEQNPKFQIPFAYSKVDELPFDFIRRRLSIVVKDAQNDHLLVCKGAVEEMLSISTHVMEGDVAVELDDRRRNELLAIAQDYNEDGFRVLVLATRNIPKALARKQYTTADERNLVIRGFLTFLDPPKETAGPAIAALREIGVAVKVLTGDNAIVTSKICRQVGLEPGVPLLGVEIEAMDDATLKLRVEERTVFAKLTPLQKSRVLKTLQSNGHTVGFLGDGINDAPALRDADVGISVDSATDIAKESADIILLEKSLMVLEEGVLKGRETFGNIMKYLNMTASSNFGNVFSVLVASAFIPFLPMLSIHLLLQNLMYDISQLALPWDKMDKEYLAKPRKWDAKNIGRFMIWIGPTSSIFDMTTFALMWYVFSANSVEMQTLFQSGWFIEGLLSQTLVVHMLRTRKIPFFQSNAAWPVMMMTCIVIGLGIYVPFSPLGAMVGLEPLPLAYFPWLVGTLVAYCCVAQLMKTLYIRRFKQWY
- a CDS encoding DUF2493 domain-containing protein; the protein is MRVLICAGRHYADTKMSRQVLDAYHRLRPVQVLIHGGSQFLGSDVEDWARETGVDVVRYPPNWQRHGKQAERHRNQFMLTDSRPDVIIALPGGDDTLELVSQAKASGIHVLTVDS
- a CDS encoding tellurite resistance TerB family protein, encoding MNTGDLLEQLLRAGQASTSQQGGSATAAQGGLGGLGGLLGGLLGSGGASASGGGGLGGLLGGLGGMLGGTRAAPQGRTGGTNYAALASLGMMAFQAYQAWQRQQASAPQQALQTVDQLSGAQVEEHSHAVLRALIAAAKADGEIDEREQQMISAEIGKHTDDPQLQAWLDTEVAKPLNAADFAEFAGDPAVASEVYLVSVLLVDDQQDAERNYLDELAAQLKIDPALQVHLEQQAKGQV
- a CDS encoding DinB family protein, which translates into the protein MTRTEHIALMATYNQWMNRKVYDAANGLSDEDLIADRGAFFGSILGTLNHLALGDRVWLKRFAEHPAGFAALAPLSALALPPRLNQLAFADIRELSAHRAWLDQIIIDWVQSISEPELDQPLQYHNMAGTPMNKNFHALLVHFFNHQTHHRGQVTTLLTQAGRDVGDTDLLALMD
- a CDS encoding GFA family protein — its product is MSHQESQEGGCRCDRVRFTVTEKPLITMACHCTGCQKMSSSAFSLSALIPSHGFTITQGNPVIGGLHGVDRHYCCPHCMSWMFSRPNGVEDLINLRPTMLDDASGYVPFIETWTSEKLPWATTPAQHSFAQLPERENFPALIQAYAEYSGG
- a CDS encoding LysE family translocator, with the translated sequence MSLATLFLFVMMSAAIIAIPGPTVLLALQNGSRHGLQAAFWGMAGAVVADALLVTAVACGLGLLLAASEGLFQALKWIGSAYLIWIGWQMLRSPQAALPSVGEGEDGGTRSASIFTRSFLVAISNPKALLFMSAFLPQFVDSTQAQLPQYACLLFALCVLNVSIMMFYAVCGARLLSRLRPAHLQHFNRGAGGLLMAMGVLLAAYRRAPAA